The Topomyia yanbarensis strain Yona2022 chromosome 3, ASM3024719v1, whole genome shotgun sequence nucleotide sequence tacataccttaaataagccgattctgaaGCCTGGCTGTTGGGGAAATAACGGATTatcgaaaaggcacataagcaaaataacttgttttgcttatgttccctttcacttcccctcaaaaattaacggctcataaacaccaaacaacaaaacggaaaaatttgtttatgggcccttttcttattgaaaaagactatacttgaaaagggaacaaaaacatcgcaacaccaagaaagggatcaaaataaacgtcacataatcatttgctgtaaacaaatgggctcacccgcacgcactataagctaacgtctcgccgaaaagggattatgggagagggcacaaaaccagttcgatgtttcaaaagggaccaaaacatttatctacaaaaaacgttcaaaatacaatttttttaataaatctgttatattattcggaaaaaatggttaatttaacacggcattgagttgtttggtccttaaatcaagctcctgttcataaatgggaatataaagtacgaggtaatatttcagacgccattttctcaacatgagcatattgtatataatgccttatgaaatgttgacgtcgaTTAGTAGTTGTTTAGTCTTGTCTTAATGTCaatggggcccataatttgtgtggCCGAGTGATGTTGTTTCAAGTTGATTCAACACAAACGAGGTATGTCACGATTCAAGGCATTATTCACACAAAGATTCCCAATTATAGGGATGATTCATGTAGAACCTTTACCAGGTCAGTTATATACCGTGTGGCATTTTCCTTACGGGAGAACAATAATTGTTTTTCGTGCCACAGGCACGCCTCTTTACAGGGGAAATTTCGACGACGCTATAAAGAAGGCAATTTGTGAGGCTACTATATATTTGCAAAGTGGAATTGTACAATGTACTTTAATGTGTATGTTAACGGTAACTTGACAGACTACTAATTATAGGATGGAGTTATAATTGAAAATATGCATGATGTCCCGTACGTTAAAAGCCGTTATTTTACACCGGAAACCGTTTCTTGTATGAGCAGACTTGCGTTGGCTGTGAAAGAAACTATAAGAAACGCAATTCCGTGTGGTATCCAGGTAATTTGTATTTTATACGCATTCAATATTGCATTATTTTACGGATAATTCAGCACAAATTCTTTAGATTTTGGCCTGCGGTAATATGGAAGCTTTAGCAGTGTCGAAAGCCTGTAATTTGAACTTTATTCGCGCCGAAGGATTTGTGTTTTCTCACGTTGCAGATGAAGGGTTTACCGATGCTACTGCTGGACATATCCTTAGATATAGGAAAATTATAGATGCTGAACCCATAGGAGTGATCACAGACATCAAGAAAAAGCATAGGTaatatttgaagatttttttcaataggtccaatctgcaaatgggagccctcttttttcgcttactctttcgattattactgcaaaaccacaaaaattttcgaacatttctagagaaaatttagaataggacgtaagtaacaatgagagtttctctttggggtctttctcttccgTTCATTACTTGGCCATATCAACATTTAccactctactctttgcataatattctagtaaaaatcgtcggctttcgatgtgtattggaaaattagtgcaatgTGTTGTAATGCCGTTGTAattaacgaaagagaaagtaaacaaagagaggctctcaatgttacgtcctgttgaaaattttctctagatcaGTATGTTTCGGAAGACCAAGGTTTTTACTAGCTTATTAAGCAAACAGTTGAAGGGAAATCAGAAAGGTGACCGGGTATTTCGccgaagagaaagtaaacaaagagaggctttcttttgtagattggacctattgaaaaaaagTCCTCATTTTCTCTATGCTAAATGCGTACATATTTATGATGTTTCTTTTGTTAGTTCCCATGCCATAACCAGTGATGTTTCTGTGTTGGATACTGCGAGAGCAGCTGAGTTTTTTTGTTCCGACGGGATTGTACTGACGGGCGAAGCAACTGGGTGTGAAACAAACGTCGAGGAGGTACAATCTTTGAAAAAGGTTAATTTACCGTTGATTATCGGTTCTGGAGTGACACTTGAGAACGTCGACAACTACTGGAATACGGCCCACGCAGCCGTCATCGGATCGTATTTTAAACATGACGGAAACTGGAAAAATGATTTGTGTGAAGCTAGAGTGCGTTTaatgatgaaaaaaattgatgtctTTCGGAATCAATTACAATAGAGAATCAAGTATCGATTAACCGTTTACTAAAACTATTCTCTTCACTTCAACAAAAGATGACCCTTGGGTTTGAGCTTATTATCGATTATAGCTTGTTTTTCAAATTGCTGCTTTTTCTGTAACCTGTTGTAACGCTCCAATGCAAAGTCCATTTCTTTAGACAAAGTAACAATTTTAGTGGCCAATTCCCTTTGTTGTAATATCCTTTTCTTTTGATTCGCCTGTAAATAAACACATGTTTCACCCAGGATAAATGTAAATCGACATATCTGTAAACTTTTACCCCTAAAGGCACAATCTTTCCATCTATGTAACTGTAATCGGGTAGATCTGTTAATGGTCCTGATTTATTGAAATTTCTTAGAAAAAGGTCCTGACGTTTGATTTGATCGTCTCTCAAACAAATGGAAACACTCAATCTACGTAAAATGTAACCAGCTGAAATCAACCTCTAATGAAAAGGTTATATAAATTAATATATAATTATGTTTACCTGGTTGATACAAGCGTTTTGAAACATTTACAGTAAGCAATTGCATACCTCCCGATAAcatctttaatatttaaaaaaaaccttaacAATAGGCTATCGTACGAttaataataaacaataaacaatagtTGCGTTATTGTGACTTGGGTGAAacctaatggcgatttcgcttgaacctgaaactgagtcaggttctaaccccaactgctgtcagttcatacattttgacagcagttggggttgggaactgactcagtttcgcctcaaacgaaaaccacataagaGTGACAATCGGCCttttatttttccttcgacatTCTTCTATTTgcacaattctcgacaaaccagagatgccaggtacttttttcaaatgtctgcaataataattttaaaagtctgggaagaacaaaaaatgtgagGCAAgatagtgtaaccaaaagcctttatattcaaaaatctgcaaatatctgcaaccaaactaaaaaatctgcaaatatctgcaaccaaacggaaaaatctgcaaatatctgcgtcatcgaaaaaatctgcagcttaaattaaaagtctgcgaatttgcagacttgtctgcaaatctggcatctctgcgacaaacatatgattacggcctaaaagccagctgtcaaaatccactttgaatggaaattcccaggtaaaggctagtttacagttcgggaaatggatcgcgggatttcgcacgggatttgcgtcgggatttgatcagggaaaatttcccgccgagatctctccaaactgtcaaaccaaacactctgctgcttcttaaaaatacaaacagtatcaaacttgcagcgaattgtaaactttataaaaatactattttccccgtcggaaacaatttgtgttgaattgttcccgggcggatttctgtgtggagagttttaaaatcccgtgatgtttcccgcggttgggtttacacttcaggaaaactgtcatttttgtgtagacttatttcccgtcacgggatttgaaatcccgagctccatttaaaatacacagggacccaaatcccgtgacacgttttccgaactgtaaactagccttaactggcatccctatcatacatacagagtttgacaattgagttctacaagacgacgacacgaatgaactcatgatgaatgaaattcatgtttgacaattttcggtggtttgtttactttatcagttgcgtgagtgcgagtgcaacgggtgctcatctgttacattcgaactcacataactcccatgtaaacaaaccaccgagaactgCCAAAGGAAGTTCATCCGTCTCAATTtatggggttatgtcggttggtgtaaaacctaattgagttctacaagatgacgacacgaatgaactcatgatgaatgaagttcatgtttgacaattctcggtggtttgtttactttgtcaggtACATGAGTGCGAGTACatcgggtgctcatctgttacattcgaactcatgtaacttccatgtaaacaaaccgccgagaattgtcaaacgaagttcatccggctcattttgtggggttatgtcgatTGGTGTGATGCCTAATtatgttttacaccaaccgacataaccccacaaaacgaGCCGAATGAACTtcttttgacaattctcggtggtttgtttacatagaagttacgtgagttcgaatgtaacagatgagcaaccGTTGCGCTCGCACTCAAGtatctgacaaagtaaacaaaccaccgagaattgtcaaacatgaacttcattcattatgagttcattcgtgtcatcttgtagaactcaataggcaacatcgtttttccaccgatcgaagggggtcagtttgacaacgtcaaaatcgcttaaagcgtcatcaacaaacaattgagttctacaagatgacgacacgaatgaactcatggtgaataaagttcatgtttgacaattctcggtggtttgtttaccttgtcagttgcgtgagtgcgagtgcaacgggtgctcatctattacattcgaactcacgtaactttcatgtaaacaaaccaccgagaattgtcaaacgatgttcatccggctcattttgtacggttacgtcggttggtgtaaaacctaatagtagcagtaaacaaaagaaaacaatgaacactttaactgatttgatgtaaactaaagTGCTCCTCGTTCGTATTTGTTACAAGCAAAGTTCTTATGTTGGCTACGTAAATATGACGTCACGTCACACTcttggaaattccagacaaaccgttactagtcgaacacagttcacaacagtttatgaaagagaaaacttttctctttcatttactaccaacatctgtgattggcgtgtaacggtttgtccggaatttccattcagtggattttgacagttggtttttaggccgtaatcatatgtttgtcgagaattaggctgtgcacgccCAAGACGATAGAGgtgcgcacattttttttgtgtgagagtgtggttgtcatttttctttgatgaagccgaaaaacaagtggatatgaagaagaaaagcacaaacatcTGACGTAGTGGGcccttctgttgccataagttttgtttcggttcggtcatagttaatttaatctgtttttttaggtaaaaaatgtccataagtgttctaatcgatagatccgaagtgaagctcggccttttctcacttttaatcgtgcgccaaagaatcaggatgctcgttcggatgttgatgtttacttcaagggccccggccgccatgcttaattttgcaagtataatacATTAATACACACAAAAGTATCAAATGTTCCCACTTTTCTCTTCATCTTGGTGCACGCCGACGAAGTCgacttaaggctcaagttactttGTTTGAGTATGTgtaagaattgaacgcttggtagtatgcgtaggaaaaattgtgtacagCTTTGCCGTCGATTTATCCTTATAAAGCATTCCTTAATCTCTGATAGAAGAAAATCAGCCAATTTATTAGATTATCGGGATTCAAATTGTGCAAAATAGTTGGAGGAAAAACAATTGACAGGGCGGgacggtgcttttgaaaaagtggctgtggttttttcactacgcagttgtgttgcgtgccccgcagagggggaacaacttgacagctcctatacaaatcgttgaaaccactttatttgggtctgtgggtctaaaatggcggatcaatttttattcaagaacaatttctaaaaaaagcgtaaacttgttcacagtgaaaattttcttgttcaatttttttttactttcgataattcatttttgaagactttttgggcgtttggtgttgttttgttataaaaatgcaTCTTTGTTCCGATGCataatttttaaatgattcatgattttttggaatcatcagcatacaaacaagcggcgcTTATACTAGTTAGTGAGCACCTTTATTTAGTCTTaagatattaggtagtaatatttgtattggaatgtaaaaaacacacacaatgatactggactgttttgctccctctccgataaaaaatgaactgtcatcacttctgaatttcgtggaaacctttgcaccgtaCATGTCACAGCACCTACCAGTTAGATCCTCTACCTTCAGAAATAAACAGTCGAAGTCAATCCTGCCTTTGTTAAATgcgaagtgaaaaatgataatcacTAAGCTAAATGCATTTAAAGATTAACGACAAACATTCGAGAattgtcatatgcgaaagatatttcaagggcaatgggagaggaaaaagttcacactagaaatcaaatcaaatcatgcattttatattatacattcggcacaatttgtaatcctttACTAGTTTGTATTTATCTTAActtattacgctgttttgaaatgatcatcttgattatctcttccgaatgtaaataaagaaaacaagttcgtaaaagacgtcacgaaattattttctcgcatagaaatttacagtatcgcaattagtggacggcgttctatggtggcgacatcattcgaaacacggtggtttcaagcaacttaggctaaacgtcaagttgcgggagggttggtGCCCCGGCACAGTGTGGTGGTGTGACGAAAAATCGTCTCctttttttcaaaagcaccattccgcccggtcaattgtttttccaccaactattttgcatgatttcaatcgtgataatctaataaatcgactgatattcttcttttagagtttaatatatgctttatatggataaactggtgacaaagttgaacgaatttttttccaacgcatactatcaagcgttcaattcgtgtagacgctctccgaaagttctttgaaccttaaaaatggcttttactgtgagccgtgtttacaaacattgcttcacagtttaatggcagtgttggtaaacacggctcacagtaaaagtcattatttatgtcgacttcgtatgcgtgcacagcctaatagacttatccagctgcgttggtattgtgccgttttgacgtttgaattgggaggaaaacaaatcgattgCACGGCGAATtgcgaggaaaacaaaccgcttctgggcttgaggggagggcggtagtataaaaatgtaaGATATCAGTGtgagtattttaaacgtcagatatctcaatttcACCCTGCCGCAATATTCCGGAAAGTGTTGCTATTTTCATTAATGAAAATCGTCTTGTTAATTCAATTTATGTCGGCAACATTTTGTATCatgaatccactatattgatgcAGGGGACCGGTTTTTCATGTCATGGGTGTTCAGTAAGGTTTtatgaaaccattttccgaataATTTTAGATTATTGTGTGGTTTATGTCTTAttttttgttaaagttaatcaaccacgtatagcggtaaatgcgtaaaaatacttgttcactttgccgcacaatttttgtttaatttagttagttttactttttttaacgATCATAATTTTATTTGccaaaagtaatgacaatctttccttataaatatagcaacactgccaagcATCATTTCGCTATCTTTGTAGTAACATTGCGTAATTCGACGAGAACATTTAATAAGGGCATATAagcaaaatataaacaaatacaaaaagTTCATGCTTGAAATGAATACTAACACAGCTATCACTGCATCCAAAATAAAGTTGAGACTTATTCTGAACTTCTTGTAATAAAAAGTGATTTTCGAAAGGTCACATCTACAAAATATCAGTCTTTCACTTATTTGGTTTATATGACCTTTCACTTCCATATAAAAAATAAGGGAGGATATACTAAAATGAGCAAACAAAACATTCGTGTTCATAAgcccttttaatttttaatcggATATATTGACCATATTTGAACTAATAACTCACTTCGTATAGGTTTCTTTGGGCTAGAAGGGCATGTTCTAACAGTAAAAGCctaaaaaatctattatttttattattttcaacatGTCCGCAATTTCAAATTGCCCtatatgcttgtttattttaaatgcgTGGAGGAGACTATATGCCATTCTTCTGAAAAAGGCCTTTTCAACTTCCTGAGGCAATTTCTGCTGCGTTTGCATTTCtaccattttgtttttttttcatttaaacaacTTATGGAAAGCTGTTCACAGTACTAATTTCTCatctcataaaaaaattgttttacatTGATCATAGAAATGGAAGTTTCAAATGGTTTCGATTTGCTGCTTGGTatataattttataaaatacTATATTACAACGATATAGTAATAGTTTCTTTCAGATGCAGCAGCGTTGATCAGTAAGGAGGAAACAGAAACTGGTGTTGTATTTTCCAATCCATCCGTTGCGCTCTATGAGGAGATCGAAAATTGTTCCAATCTATCGAATGCACCGGAAAATTTCACGGACAGGACAAACAATAATATAGGCATTTCGTTTGCGAATGTAGTTTCGTCAACTCCAAataatcgtcaatttttgcGTCAATCAGAACGAGAAAGCGAACAATCCTATAATGAGACTTTGTTAATTCACACCATTGATTATCAGCAGTTTCGTGCTCATCGCAGCGAACGTACATACAATGAATCGCGACTAATTCGAACAATGGACGAACAATACCTTCGTACTGCTAAACGAAGTTCAAATGATGTACCGTTCGGCTTGCGATCTTATGAAGAGCATATGGCAAACCAATTGCTTAGTACTCCTCGTCGTGATCATATAAGTGTACCAGAAAGCCTGCACGGTGAATCGTTGAACCGCTCTATCAGCAGCACACTTTCTACCTGGAATGGACCATCTCGCTCAGATAGTTTTCGTTCACCAACAGACGATAGTCCTCGCGCTGTTGCGTCATTTGCTAAGCCAATGGAACACCGTCTTTGTCGTAGTCGTCGCAATAACTTCCGACCATCGTTTGATGATCACAATCACGAAGAGACTACCCAATCGGTCTTTAAAACATCGAGTATTGCAAACTTCTCGTCGTAAGCGTTTTGAGCCGTTTTCTTCAACAGAACGCTTTCGGGATACCTTGCTATTCAATCGTTCTGCGTCGAGGTCTTCACGCAGTGACTCGTTAGCCAGCTTACGTAGTACCATCGATCCTATGATTACGCCCCCAACAGGTCAAACTTCGAGTTACAATCGTAGTGATCCATTCTCAAGTCGACGTATTCACCACGGGGTGCTGTCCAATCATTCTAGCTTAAAATCATCACATCGTAACCCGTTATCTAACATGCGTCCTTACAATGATCATTTAGTAACCCCCGCTACAGGCCAATCTTCAATGCCGCTTAAAATTAGCAAAGACACACAAGCCGACGAAAATACATCGGATTCCAAGGGTTCTGATGCTTTAATTACATTTAGTAAACATAATAATGAACCGCCATCTTTAACAACAGAAGGGCTCGAGTTAGTGAGCACAGCAGATATGTCTCAACTCGGTGACAATAGAGGCGACATTTGTGATGCAGACTCAAATAACAGTGAAGACGGCGATGAGGCAGGAGACGCCACGCTGTTGAACGATTTTTCGCTTTTTGAATATTTCCAATCTTACCATCACGAAACATTGATAAATGAAACTGATTCCACTGATATCTCTGATGAAGGTTTGTATGGAAGGAAACGAAATTAACAAAAATAtacaatattttattattttttacagAGGAACTAGGTTTAGGATTCAAAGAATTCGAGGCGCCATCCAGCAAGAAAagagattcaaattcaaagaatAAAGATCTGAAAGAGCGGGGATTGGAGTATACTCGTTCTAATGGCAAGAAAGCACCAGCTCGAAGCATCAAAGCGCCGTGCGAATGTTCGAAAATGGCCTGTCATTTGAAGTACAACGCTGATATGCGCGAGAAAATGCTAAAAAGCTTGCTCCAGCTAAAATCATCAGGCCAAAACCAGTTCCTCAGTTCGCATATCGATATAAAATATGCGGCCAAGCATCGAGTGAGCAAATTGCAATTCAATATATGTAGTATTAATATTACCAATTCCGTTGGCTTTTAGGTTTTGAACTCACAAAGAAAATTCAcctttaattattttttaccCGGTGTCGGAGGAAGAGTACGTATTTGTAAGAAAATGTTCCTCTCAACATTCGACATTAAAGAGAAGAAGGCCAGAGTTCTAGCTCAAAAGCTGGTAAGAGGTTCGGGAATTTGCGCTGAAGACAAGAGATCGGAGTTTTCAAGCCATATAACGATAGGCCAGGAAACACGTCATTACATCGAAGAACACATCAAATCATTTCCATCCTATCGATCACACTATTGCCGCGAATCAAGCAGTCAGATGTATTTGTCATCTGATTTGAACATTCgaaaaatgttcgatttgtATGTGGCCAAATGCAAGGCAGATGGCCAACAAATAGTCCACTATAATACGTATCGTTTGATATTCCGTTCATTCaatctaaaatttaaaaaacctcaGAAAGATTGTTGTAATGAATGTGATCGATTCAAAATTACTATGAAGACAGCACCTGATGCAAACGCGAAAGATGATATCCAGCAAGCCCAAAAGAAACACCAAGAAGCTGCACAATACGTTTATAGCAAGAAAAAGGAGAACGTTGCAGAAGCTAAAAAATGCAAATCGGTTTGCACAGCGAGCTTTGATCTCCAAAAATGCCTGGCAACACCGTTTTTAAGATGCGGAGTTGCGTTTTATAAACGGCAATTATATACATACAATCTTACTGTTTTCTACACTATAAACGGTACTAATAATGTTAAATGTTTTATTTGGGATGAAACAATCGCTCGCCGCGGCGCCCAGGAGATCGGTTCATGCTTGTTACACTTTCTGCAGGCTCTGCTTCGAGAGCATCCTGATATACGTATTATAAATTTGTATTCAGACAGGTGTAGCGGACAAAATCATAATTTTATTATATGCATGACGTTAAGCTTCTTCGTGGAATCCATGCGACCGGCAGGGCTGGATATCGTCATTCATCATAATTTCATGGTATCCGGTCACAGCCACATGGAGGTGGACTCCGTGCACGCTGCCATCGAGAAGGCGAAGAAAACCACAACTATCGACATTGAAATCCCTCGAGACTGGGCGGTATTTATCGCTCAGGTGAGAGCGACGAATCCATTCCATGTAATTGAACTAGACCAGTCTCAATTCTACGCACTAAAAAAACTGACGACACGCTACAAACGCCCGACACATGACGACAAT carries:
- the LOC131691403 gene encoding large ribosomal subunit protein mL52, which encodes MLSGGMQLLTVNVSKRLYQPAGYILRRLSVSICLRDDQIKRQDLFLRNFNKSGPLTDLPDYSYIDGKIVPLGANQKKRILQQRELATKIVTLSKEMDFALERYNRLQKKQQFEKQAIIDNKLKPKGHLLLK
- the LOC131693570 gene encoding uncharacterized protein LOC131693570, translated to MITPPTGQTSSYNRSDPFSSRRIHHGVLSNHSSLKSSHRNPLSNMRPYNDHLVTPATGQSSMPLKISKDTQADENTSDSKGSDALITFSKHNNEPPSLTTEGLELVSTADMSQLGDNRGDICDADSNNSEDGDEAGDATLLNDFSLFEYFQSYHHETLINETDSTDISDEEELGLGFKEFEAPSSKKRDSNSKNKDLKERGLEYTRSNGKKAPARSIKAPCECSKMACHLKYNADMREKMLKSLLQLKSSGQNQFLSSHIDIKYAAKHRVSKLQFNICSINITNSVGF
- the LOC131691402 gene encoding uncharacterized protein F13E9.13, mitochondrial isoform X2 yields the protein MLFQVDSTQTRGNFDDAIKKAICEATIYLQSGIDGVIIENMHDVPYVKSRYFTPETVSCMSRLALAVKETIRNAIPCGIQILACGNMEALAVSKACNLNFIRAEGFVFSHVADEGFTDATAGHILRYRKIIDAEPIGVITDIKKKHSSHAITSDVSVLDTARAAEFFCSDGIVLTGEATGCETNVEEVQSLKKVNLPLIIGSGVTLENVDNYWNTAHAAVIGSYFKHDGNWKNDLCEARVRLMMKKIDVFRNQLQ
- the LOC131691402 gene encoding uncharacterized protein F13E9.13, mitochondrial isoform X1; protein product: MSRFKALFTQRFPIIGMIHVEPLPGTPLYRGNFDDAIKKAICEATIYLQSGIDGVIIENMHDVPYVKSRYFTPETVSCMSRLALAVKETIRNAIPCGIQILACGNMEALAVSKACNLNFIRAEGFVFSHVADEGFTDATAGHILRYRKIIDAEPIGVITDIKKKHSSHAITSDVSVLDTARAAEFFCSDGIVLTGEATGCETNVEEVQSLKKVNLPLIIGSGVTLENVDNYWNTAHAAVIGSYFKHDGNWKNDLCEARVRLMMKKIDVFRNQLQ